A section of the Oncorhynchus tshawytscha isolate Ot180627B linkage group LG09, Otsh_v2.0, whole genome shotgun sequence genome encodes:
- the LOC112258044 gene encoding adapter molecule crk-like, producing MAGNFDAEDRASWYWGRLSRQEAVSLLQGQRHGVFLVRDSITSPGDYVLSVSENSKVSHYIINSISNNRQSGSGLAPPRFRIGDQEFDALPALLEFYKIHYLDTTTLIEPISKAKHAGFVSCAAAASGGALQEAEFVRALFDFPGNDEEDLPFRKGDVLRVLEKPEEQWWNAANQEGRVGMIPVPYVEKYRPASPNSLVAPVAGRPGGGVGGVPAGVGASTTDGAAPQLPPPLGEPGQYAQPVGNTPLPNLQNGPVYARAIQKRVPNAYDKTALALEVGDMVKVTKINVNGQWEGECKGKHGHFPFTHVRLLDHQHPEDES from the exons ATGGCCGGGAATTTTGATGCCGAGGACCGTGCTAGCTGGTACTGGGGAAGGTTGAGCCGACAGGAGGCGGTTTCTCTCTTACAGGGTCAGAGACATGGCGTGTTCCTAGTCAGGGACTCGATTACCAGTCCTGGGGACTACGTGCTATCCGTCTCAGAAAACTCAAAAGTCTCACATTATATAATTAACAGCATCAGCAACAACCGGCAATCTGGATCAG GTCTGGCCCCCCCACGGTTCCGCATCGGGGATCAGGAGTTTGACGCCCTTCCCGCCCTGCTGGAGTTCTACAAGATCCACTACCTGGACACCACCACTCTGATCGAGCCCATCAGCAAGGCCAAGCATGCAGGCTTCGTGAGCTGTGCCGCTGCTGCATCAGGCGGCGCCCTACAGGAGGCAGAGTTTGTTCGCGCCCTCTTCGACTTCCCTGGCAACGACGAGGAGGACCTGCCCTTCCGCAAGGGTGACGTGCTGCGCGTGCTGGAGAAGCCTGAGGAGCAGTGGTGGAACGCGGCCAACCAAGAGGGCCGTGTCGGCATGATTCCCGTGCCCTACGTGGAGAAGTACCGGCCTGCCTCGCCCAACTCCTTGGTGGCTCCGGTGGCAGGGAGGCCTGGCGGAGGAGTAGGCGGAGTACCGGCAGGTGTTGGAGCCAGCACTACCGACGGAGCAGCTCCCCAGCTGCCCCCGCCTCTGGGGGAGCCGGGCCAGTATGCCCAGCCTGTGGGCAATACACCCCTGCCCAACCTGCAGAATGGGCCTGTCTACGCCCGTGCCATTCAGAAGAGGGTGCCCAACGCCTACGACAAGACGGCCCTCGCCTTGGAG gtCGGAGACATGGTAAAAGTGACCAAGATCAACGTGAACGGCCAGTGGGAGGGCGAGTGCAAGGGCAAGCATGGCCACTTTCCCTTCACGCACGTCCGGCTTCTGGACCACCAACACCCTGAGGATGAGAGCTGA